The nucleotide sequence TGTAACCCCAAATTTTTCAATCACAGCGTTATAATCGTATGGAGTAGTGGTTGTATTACCCATACGGGTCACCACTAGTTTAACAACAGTATTATCTGAAGAGAGCTGCAAGTCATCTTTATCCCCTGTTAGGATGCTGCATGAAACATCATTTTCATCACAGATTTTTGACACTGTCCCTATAATATCATCAGCCTCATATCCTTCAAGCTCAATACATTTGCAGTCCATAGCGCTGAGAACTTCTTTCATAATCGGTATCTGAACGATAAAATCATCAGGCGCGGGCTTTCTTTGCGCTTTATAATCATCAAACATTTTATGCCTGAAAGTGGGAGCCTTTAAATCAAAAGCTACTCCAAGATAATCAGGAGTTTCCTCCTCAAGATATTTTAAAAGTATATTTAAAAAGCCGTACACAGCATTTGTAGGCGTGCCGTCAGGAGCGCTGAGTGGACGTATTCCATAATACGCCCTGTTAAGAATGCTGTTTCCGTCCACAATCAATAGTCTCTTTTTCTCAGACATAGTATAATCCTCCGAATTGTCATAATGTGTATATGATAACACACATTACTAGGGAATTCAATCAAATTTTTATTTGGAAATCAGATAATAAAAATAATTATTGGTTTTAGCTTTCCAAATATTTTGATATAATCTGATATGCCGCGTCTATGTCGCGTTTATCGACAATTTCAGATGAGGTATTCTTATTTTTTACCGGAATATCAAGCTCAGCAGTCAGAATTCCTTTTCCCTTAATATTTACACTTGTAATATCTCCGTCATCAATCTTCTTAGCTATAATTTCACATTTTATATCATTATCTTTGTTCTCAATATTTAAATTGTCTTTCATGGACATAAGCTTTATTGCTATAGACCTGTCATGACATGTTGAATTAATTAGGCATGGTATAAAACATCCGCTGCCTAATTTATATTGTTCCTCTTCAATTGTATCTAGAGTTATTGCCTCGTCAAACTCATCATCTGAACCAAAACTTAGCTTTGCTCCTCTAAGCCCAACTTGCTTTTGAACTGTAAACACACAAGTTATACTGCAATCATAGTCCGCCTTCAACAGCGCAGCTAAAACAGCACAGCAAGCCCGCTGTCCTATCGCTTTGTTTGAAACGCCATATTCACCAAGTTCGGTATATTTGCTTTTAAATCCTGCAAAATCTCCTATCAAAATTTCACGCTCAGCAGCCTGTTTATTATCGGCGCCAATGTCAATAAACAAATCTTTCAGGCACACAAGTTTTTCACGCTCTTCTTTTGTTGATAAATGAACAGCCTTAAGAGAAATAATGCCCGGAATCATTTTATCTCCCACAACAACCGATTCTGAAACTATCGACTGAGGCCTGATTATTCCAACCGGTTCAAAACTCAAAAATGCTCCGCCGCCTTCTTTATAACCACTGATTATAAATCCAGGCTCATCCATGCTTGCCATAATCAAAATATTCTTATTATTTTTTCCATGCTTTTTTGCTATTATATTGCCTATATTATCAACTTTTATTTCATCACAGCTTGACCTTATCTCAGACAATATTACTTCACGCACTTGCCTTTCCCGTCCTGAAACACCAAACGCTTCTGACAAATGCTTTAACAAATTCATATCTACTTTGCTCATTTAATCACCATCCATTATTAATTAATTTCTGCTTCATTGTTATAAATCGGCTTATTCTCAAATTGAAAAGTGTTTTACAGCCGCTGCCACTAAATCTGAAACGTTCTCAACATCCGATGTTTTCAAAACTTCCACATTTGTGTGCATATACCTAAGCGGTATTGAAATCAGCAAAACCTGTACGCCTTTACCAACAGTTTGAATTGCCCAAGCGGTAGTTCCTGAAGCTCCTCCGGCAACTTCAATCTTATGATTTATCTCATTTTCTTCGGCCAAATCGATCAATTTCAGTGCCTTATCATAGTCAACATTTGGTCCTCGCAGAATAATGGCTCCGCTTCCCAATTCAAATACACCGCAGTCATCCTTTGAGTCGACAGTGGTTCCATGAGTAACATCAACCACTATTGCCAAATCCGGTTCTATACCATAGGTACTTGTAAACGCACCTCTTAACCCAACCTCTTCCTGGGTAGAAAACACAACATAAACATCATTCTTTAAAGCTGACTCTTTAATCTTTTTAAGCGCCATAATTATTGCTGACATACCTGACCGATTATCCAGCGAGCCCGAACAGATATTGTCGCACAACAAATGCGTAACCTCATAGTCAAAGACAATGTGGTCACCTATTTTAACCATACTCTCCAAACTCTCTTTCTGAAGTCCTGTGTATATTCTTAGCTCCTCAATTGCAGCATTTTTCTCACCGCCGTCTTTTGGAACCATAATTACACCGGGTATCTGTTTATTACCGTTTATTTTAACTCGCAAACCCGGCAAAATTCTAACGTCAATACCGCCGACCGCAACAAATTTAATCTCACCGTCTTCTGTAATCTCAGACACCAAAAAACCTACTTGGTCCATATGAGCTTCTATCATAATTTTTTGTTTCTCTTCATTTTCTGACGATGTTCCTGTAATTTTACCAATCACATTTCCCATATTATCTATGTTTGTTTCGTCACAATACTTTGATATAATCTCAACTGCAAAATCTGAAACGGCAGACTCATGTCCGCTGACTCCATATTTTTCAGTCAATTCAGTTATTAATTCAGCTGTTTTCATAATTTCTCCTTTTTTCTAAAATCATAATATTTTTTATCAGGCATATAATTTTATATATTTAGCTCAGCAAAAGTATTAATTGGAGGCCTACATATATGAAAAAATTTTTTGATACCGGAATGCCAAATGTAGTAAGCAATGTAAATCAGATAAAAATATCAAGAAGATATAAAAATAACGCTTCTGAGTTTATAACAAGAAACAGAGCTTCAATGATTCTTTGTATTGTATTGCTGCTGCTCGGCGGTATAGCCGGAGGAGCTGTCTATACATGGCTCCCTCAAGACTTGAAAAATCAAATTTTTTCATATATGCAAAACTACTTCCAAGGTTCTGTTATTATTGGAGTATCACATTCCGAAATATTTAAAACTGTAATCTATGAACATATTATTACCGCTTTCATAATTTTTCTATCAGGAATGTTTATTTTTTTATCACCTCTAAGCTTTATCAGACTGTGTTCAAAAGGATTTACTATAGGATTCTCCCTAACATTTCTTGTTTCAAGATATGGGGCAAAAGGAATAATATTTGGTCTTTTATCAATTATAGCATGCAATGCATTAATAGTCACTGCTATGATATGGTTTACAATAACTGCATCTGAAACAGGAAAAACTGCAAGACACGGACGCAAACTGAATAAATTATCCCGGGATAAATACACAAAATTCATTCCGGTCGGAAAAAACCTGCTTAAACTTCTTCTCAGCCTAGTTATATTTTTGGCAATAGCCCTGATTTCAGCTCCTATTGAAAGTTTTGTAGGTCCCGGATTGCTAAAAGCACTCTACTCTATTTTTAGCAAGTTTGCATAATTTTTAAACATCAGAATAATGCCTGAACTTATTAGGAGACACTCCATATTCAGCTTTAAAAGCTGTAGCAAAATAATTGCTGTCATTAAATCCGCAGCGTGTAGCAACATCTGTTATAGAACTATACTTATTGCTTTTAAGTAATTTGACTGCCTCACGCAATCGGTATTTCGCAAGATATTCCTTAAACCCAAAACCTGTCTCTCTCTTAAATTTTTTAGAAAAATATGTTGGGCTCATATTTATATAGTCTGCTGTCATATTTAAAGTTATCTGCCGGTTATAATTTTTACATATAAAATTTATCGCCTGCTGAATAACCTCGTTTAGAATATTATCACTGTCTCTTGCTACATGTGATTTATTTTTATATGTTCTTAACATGTCTATCAATATTTGGTTTATTATACTTTTCAGCACAATATCAGACATGCTGTCAGGAGAAGTTACTTCTTTATGAATATTTGAAAACTTTGTTTTTAACTGGTTCCTGACAATTTCCGGAATATGCACAACCATAGAATCAATATTTTTTAAAGCCTGAGAATCATCACAAATATCAAATAACTTTTTAACTATGCTGTCCGGGAACATTAAAACAGTCCTTTTGTGACTAGTATTATCCCCAGCCACTGTCCTATGTATTCTTCCGCTTCTAATAAATACTAAACTTCCTGCACTGAGATTATATAGCTTTGTGTCAACAAAAATTTTACTGCTTCCTTCTTCCAAATAATAAATCTCATTGTGTCTGTGAAAATGTGGATTTGTCTCATAATTTCTCTGCCGTCGGACAGTTGAAATCGTTATCTTGTCGTCCTGGAGCACTGCTATCCCTCCAATCTTATATCGTGTATAGTAAACAATAAAATTATAATTTTACATGTTTTTTTATATTAGTTTTATCATTCTTTTATAAACTGATTAATACTATTTTTGTATTCTTTGGGAGTTCTTCCATACGCTGCTTTAAACATGCGGTTAAACGTTCTCTGACTGTCAAAACCCGAAAGCTGACTGATTAAAGTTATATTTTCATCAGTTGTACGTATCAAATTTGCTGCGTATTCCGCCCTAATTAACCCCAAATAGTTTCTTAAATTAATTTTAAACTTTTGGGCAAAAATTCTGGAAATATAACATTCACTCACATTAAAATGCTGAGCCAAAGAAGCTCTAGTAATCGGTTCTGTAAAATTTTCTTCAACATATTTAACAATCTTGTACGAAATATCTGTCACAGGGTCAGACGGCAGATGTTCAAGTTTCATTATTTCCATAATGTACGACATAATAACGCATGCCCAAGAAAATTTAACCTCGAAGGAATCATCAGGAGAAATACATGTAAGAGCAGTTTTAAATTTTTTATTTATCGACTCCCTGCTTATAATCGGATTTTGAGGTCTAAAGTTTTTTAAGTCAGGGAACAAATTTCCAAATAATTTTGGATCGCACATAACAATTAATACCTCTGAATTCTTTTTGTCTATAGAATAAAAAGAATGCACGGTATCCGGGAATATTACAGTCATAACCCCCTCTGTTACTTCAAAGTCCTGATTTTCAATCTTTAAATGCTGAAATCCTTTATATACATATACAATTTCTATATATTTATGCATATGCTCAGGAAAATCAAGCTCGTAATTGTTATGTTTTACGGTTAAGTCAGATTTTCTAATCTCGTATGCCGGAAGCATTTTCCTTACCTCCAATCCAGCTATATTTTGTCTAAAACTTCATACAATTTGACTTTAATTATAGCACTAAAAGTGTTATAGTTCAAGTATGAACTAATATATTTTCAAGGAGGAAATTTTATGATTATACGAAAAGTATTATCTGCAATCACCGCAGCTGCAATGCTGGCAACTACACTGCCGATTACAGTTGCATTTGCCGACAATGGAACCGAAAACAAACCAACCGAACAAGCTGTATCAGCTGTTGAACAAATCAGCGAACCTATTATGGAAGACGCTGAAATTGCTGAAACGCTTCCATACCAGGACACTTCTCTTTCATTTGAGGAAAGAGCCGCTGATTTGGTAGCTAGAATGACGCTCGAAGAAAAAGTTTCTCAAACAGGACGCAGCGCACCGGCTATAAAACGTTTGGGCGTCTCCGCTTATAATTATTGGAGAGAAGGTATACATGGTGTTGCAAGACAGGGTAAAGCAACAAGTTTCCCTTCAAGTCTTGCTATGTCAAATACCTGGGACAGACAGCTTGTATATGAAGCGTCTGACATAACATCCACAGAGGCAAGAGGAAAAAACAATAAGTATGATTTATCATACTGGAACCCAACAATAAATCTTGCCCGGGACCCAAGATGGGGAAGAAATGAGGAATCATACGGTGAAGACCCATATCTTACATCTGAAATAGGTGCTAAATCTGTAGAGGGTATGCAGGGTGAAGACGCAAAATATCTTAAAACAATAGCAACCCTTAAACATTTTGCTGCTAATAACTGTGAAGGCGAAAGACAAACCGGAACATCAGTTATGACAGAAAAAACTTTTAGAGAATATTATACAAGAACATTTAAAGATATAGTTGAAAGCTCTAATCCTGCATCAGTTATGAGTTCATATAACGCGCTTACCATAAGCAGAAACGGAGAAGTTTTTTCTGACTATATTGCTTCCAGCGCTAACAAATATCTGCTGACAGATTTATTGAGACGCACATGGGGATTTTCAGGCTATGTAGTCGGAGATTGCGGCGCGTGGGAAAATCTTTTCGGAAGACAATCTATGAGACAAAAACTGTTTCCGGATTGGAACTTAGACGATATAACTGCGCCTATGGCAGTATCAAAAGCTTTTAATGCCGGAAACAACCTTGACTGCGGTTCCAGAGCGCAAGGCAGTACATTCGAATCCGTTGAACAGGGATGGATGAGTGAAGAGACTCTGGATGTAGCTGTATATAGTCTGTTTCTTGCTCGTATGAAAACCGGCGAATTTGATTCAAATGTTGAATATCAAAAAATAAAAAGCGATGTAATAGAAAAAGACGAGCATGTTGCAAAAGCCGAAGAAGCCGCTGAAAAGAGCTGGGTTTTACTTGAAAACAGAAATAATACACTCCCACTCAAAAACACAGTGTCTAATGTGGCTGTTGTAGGAAATCTTGCTGACGAGCTGACACTTGGTGATTATTCAGGAGAACCAACCAAAACTACAACTCCATATCAAGGTATGAAAAACGAAATCCAAAGCATTAACTCTAACGCTAATGTTGAACTCATCGGAAATGTAAGCGACAGTACGCCGCTGTTTAATATTAAAAGCATAAATCTTGTTCTTGAAGATGGAAAAACAAGAACTGTTGACTTGTCAAAAGCGACAAGCGTTAGAGGAATGACTTTATCAGGTTCAAACCTTAAAGATGTCACTAAATCAGGCATGGCTGTTGTAAAAGATGTTGACTTTTCTAAAGTTACAGACGTAAAAATAGAAGCAGCATCAATGCCCGGTATGCCTAAAGCGTCTGTAAATATCAGTTACAGCAATATGACGCAGACTGTAGCCACCGTTGACATAGCAAATACAGACAGTCCTGATACTTATGTTACAAACGAAGCTAAATATACAGGAGCTGACGGTGGATATAACTCCACAGCTGATATGTATATTACAATAAACGCAAGCGCTGACTTCTCAGTAGAGAACTACAAGAATTCTCTTGACGCTGCAGATTATATTATAGCATATGCAGGAACAACAACAGCAGATTCCAAAGAATCAAACGACAGAAGTTCAATAGACCTTCCTATATCACAAGCACATGTTCAAATGATTTGTGACAGTTATCCAGAAAAGACCATTGTAGTAATGTCTACTGTAGGACAAATCAATGCAGAACCATTTAAAGATAAATGTGCCGCTATGTTATGGACTTCATATAACGGACAAACGCAAGGAGAAGCCTTAGGAAAAGTCCTGACCGGAAAGGTTAATCCATCAGGTAAATTAACCACCACATGGTATACTTCTGAAGATCTACAAAAGATGCCTCTCGGCTCGCCAAAACAAAATGTTAATGGCGTTGATTATAACTTTACAAATTATGAAATAGCACAGGCAGATAATTATCCGGGCAGAACACATCAATATTATTCAGGAACACCTGTATATCCGTTCGGCTACGGCACAAGTTATACAAATTTTGTATACTCAAATATCAAGGCTGACAAAACCAACGCTGACGCCAATGATACTGTCAGAATTACTGCAGATATAACTAATTCCGGTTCTGTTGACGGCACTGAAATAGCTCAGCTTTATGTTACAGTTCCCGGGGCAGACGGAAAAACTTTGCCATTAAAACAACTCAAAGGTTTTGAGAGAGTTGAATTAAAGGCCGGCGAAACTAAAACAGTTTCATTTGATTTAAATATATCGGACGTATATTTCTTTGATGAAACAACTCAGTCCAATTATGTAGTAAACGGTGCATATACCATTAAAGTTGGTTCAAATGCAAATGATGCTAATGCTCTTTCTACCACTGTAAATGTGAGCGGAAGCATTTCTAAAAATGTTAAAAACGTACACGCAGTACCTACCGGTATAAAACTTTACGGTGCTGTAGCTAAGGGAGAAACAAGTGTTGCGCCTGCCAACTATATTGAATCAAACGCATCAGCAGCACTTCAAGACGATACGCTGATAACTGATTTATCAACACTAAGCAATGCTACAGTTACTTATACAAGTTCTAATGAAGATGTAGCCAAAGTTGACAGCAATGGTAAAGTTACAGCTTCAAATATTGAGGGAACAGCTTTAATAACAGTTACAATCACACCTCAATCAGGAACTCCTGTGACAGATTCATTCCCAGTAGTAACCCAGCTAAAAGAAAAGGTTGCTCCTGAAGTTACCGCATCTTATTTAGAAAAACTGGAAAATGCGTTTAAAGCATGCCCGGAAATTGCTTATCTGCCTGAAAACTGGGAAACAATTTTAAGTGTTTATAACACAGCCAAAACTGCTATTGAATCAGAACTCTTAGAAGAAAACCTGCCGGGTATTTTGAAACAAGCAGCAGCAGACTTAAAAGCTGTGCCAACTATTGAATTAGCTGAAACATATAATATAAAATCAACAAATCCGAGCATATTGGTAGATAATAGAATTGATTACTCAAAGGCAGGAATCGGTGAATATACAGCTTCCGAAACCGAAATATCCGGAACAATCACTGTTGATTCACCATGCACAGTTGATTTA is from Monoglobus pectinilyticus and encodes:
- a CDS encoding zinc-binding metallopeptidase family protein, whose product is MSKVDMNLLKHLSEAFGVSGRERQVREVILSEIRSSCDEIKVDNIGNIIAKKHGKNNKNILIMASMDEPGFIISGYKEGGGAFLSFEPVGIIRPQSIVSESVVVGDKMIPGIISLKAVHLSTKEEREKLVCLKDLFIDIGADNKQAAEREILIGDFAGFKSKYTELGEYGVSNKAIGQRACCAVLAALLKADYDCSITCVFTVQKQVGLRGAKLSFGSDDEFDEAITLDTIEEEQYKLGSGCFIPCLINSTCHDRSIAIKLMSMKDNLNIENKDNDIKCEIIAKKIDDGDITSVNIKGKGILTAELDIPVKNKNTSSEIVDKRDIDAAYQIISKYLES
- a CDS encoding zinc-binding metallopeptidase family protein, which translates into the protein MKTAELITELTEKYGVSGHESAVSDFAVEIISKYCDETNIDNMGNVIGKITGTSSENEEKQKIMIEAHMDQVGFLVSEITEDGEIKFVAVGGIDVRILPGLRVKINGNKQIPGVIMVPKDGGEKNAAIEELRIYTGLQKESLESMVKIGDHIVFDYEVTHLLCDNICSGSLDNRSGMSAIIMALKKIKESALKNDVYVVFSTQEEVGLRGAFTSTYGIEPDLAIVVDVTHGTTVDSKDDCGVFELGSGAIILRGPNVDYDKALKLIDLAEENEINHKIEVAGGASGTTAWAIQTVGKGVQVLLISIPLRYMHTNVEVLKTSDVENVSDLVAAAVKHFSI
- a CDS encoding stage II sporulation protein M, whose protein sequence is MKKFFDTGMPNVVSNVNQIKISRRYKNNASEFITRNRASMILCIVLLLLGGIAGGAVYTWLPQDLKNQIFSYMQNYFQGSVIIGVSHSEIFKTVIYEHIITAFIIFLSGMFIFLSPLSFIRLCSKGFTIGFSLTFLVSRYGAKGIIFGLLSIIACNALIVTAMIWFTITASETGKTARHGRKLNKLSRDKYTKFIPVGKNLLKLLLSLVIFLAIALISAPIESFVGPGLLKALYSIFSKFA
- a CDS encoding AraC family transcriptional regulator; amino-acid sequence: MLQDDKITISTVRRQRNYETNPHFHRHNEIYYLEEGSSKIFVDTKLYNLSAGSLVFIRSGRIHRTVAGDNTSHKRTVLMFPDSIVKKLFDICDDSQALKNIDSMVVHIPEIVRNQLKTKFSNIHKEVTSPDSMSDIVLKSIINQILIDMLRTYKNKSHVARDSDNILNEVIQQAINFICKNYNRQITLNMTADYINMSPTYFSKKFKRETGFGFKEYLAKYRLREAVKLLKSNKYSSITDVATRCGFNDSNYFATAFKAEYGVSPNKFRHYSDV
- a CDS encoding AraC family transcriptional regulator; protein product: MLPAYEIRKSDLTVKHNNYELDFPEHMHKYIEIVYVYKGFQHLKIENQDFEVTEGVMTVIFPDTVHSFYSIDKKNSEVLIVMCDPKLFGNLFPDLKNFRPQNPIISRESINKKFKTALTCISPDDSFEVKFSWACVIMSYIMEIMKLEHLPSDPVTDISYKIVKYVEENFTEPITRASLAQHFNVSECYISRIFAQKFKINLRNYLGLIRAEYAANLIRTTDENITLISQLSGFDSQRTFNRMFKAAYGRTPKEYKNSINQFIKE
- a CDS encoding glycoside hydrolase family 3 C-terminal domain-containing protein — translated: MIIRKVLSAITAAAMLATTLPITVAFADNGTENKPTEQAVSAVEQISEPIMEDAEIAETLPYQDTSLSFEERAADLVARMTLEEKVSQTGRSAPAIKRLGVSAYNYWREGIHGVARQGKATSFPSSLAMSNTWDRQLVYEASDITSTEARGKNNKYDLSYWNPTINLARDPRWGRNEESYGEDPYLTSEIGAKSVEGMQGEDAKYLKTIATLKHFAANNCEGERQTGTSVMTEKTFREYYTRTFKDIVESSNPASVMSSYNALTISRNGEVFSDYIASSANKYLLTDLLRRTWGFSGYVVGDCGAWENLFGRQSMRQKLFPDWNLDDITAPMAVSKAFNAGNNLDCGSRAQGSTFESVEQGWMSEETLDVAVYSLFLARMKTGEFDSNVEYQKIKSDVIEKDEHVAKAEEAAEKSWVLLENRNNTLPLKNTVSNVAVVGNLADELTLGDYSGEPTKTTTPYQGMKNEIQSINSNANVELIGNVSDSTPLFNIKSINLVLEDGKTRTVDLSKATSVRGMTLSGSNLKDVTKSGMAVVKDVDFSKVTDVKIEAASMPGMPKASVNISYSNMTQTVATVDIANTDSPDTYVTNEAKYTGADGGYNSTADMYITINASADFSVENYKNSLDAADYIIAYAGTTTADSKESNDRSSIDLPISQAHVQMICDSYPEKTIVVMSTVGQINAEPFKDKCAAMLWTSYNGQTQGEALGKVLTGKVNPSGKLTTTWYTSEDLQKMPLGSPKQNVNGVDYNFTNYEIAQADNYPGRTHQYYSGTPVYPFGYGTSYTNFVYSNIKADKTNADANDTVRITADITNSGSVDGTEIAQLYVTVPGADGKTLPLKQLKGFERVELKAGETKTVSFDLNISDVYFFDETTQSNYVVNGAYTIKVGSNANDANALSTTVNVSGSISKNVKNVHAVPTGIKLYGAVAKGETSVAPANYIESNASAALQDDTLITDLSTLSNATVTYTSSNEDVAKVDSNGKVTASNIEGTALITVTITPQSGTPVTDSFPVVTQLKEKVAPEVTASYLEKLENAFKACPEIAYLPENWETILSVYNTAKTAIESELLEENLPGILKQAAADLKAVPTIELAETYNIKSTNPSILVDNRIDYSKAGIGEYTASETEISGTITVDSPCTVDLKALNNDVSVDNSKLIWTVEKLDSSSRKAPEIDSSTGKLTIYENGVFKVSAKNYTDKECGTIIVYANLQIEGESADNGGGANLSDAKQGASGGLNAGSTKNYWLRFDGVKLDKLTDITFRLSQLETPSEINVSLSPNTNRIIGTATVPVTGAWTNWTEVNVGINRNELSKLNLDANGCGTIYVQTNTSNLDFMKLNHINADIDVVDQPGGKTKVSVPYESGVLVAASYENGALKNQTVQEFSAPGDYVFDGFKENDEVTFFTWENLNNITPLDKAVKHVYHEPEAKTLTLYRFDDPAFDSFFETSDGTKLTSGTGMDGIGGWNTEAKDRKYTYNGTSYTFKRGLKGGRGSETLKCVYFTPDTDGAMTVLFDSSSDRYIAASQNGVELKQQYGTASGKLTALEVMVKAGSPVYIYGGGANKSIFAVFFDTEKTIVESSPSPSPTASPEPEPTPNITYTRKVEFEDYNKGWYDAGMTKSSVAEASGGYVIDNTRNNDTFYFGEHDMQDFAIIELIAGTKETSPVNVEFFAVDMAGINVDTASQSEINKHLTSANSIGSATLIASTKNWNDFKTNVIRIKSGLTGTKGIFMKGTTTGKYLGNFDYMNLMYSDPNISTASSPENTVILNASNNSVELSVSGDTITVTKDGKSTQLNYNEEYQKNVDFKKLAVWNNMFTALVQDRETGKTDIIASPLGSVWNEITPSDFAESDIDLKGNENFVINDFIVIDDQLYLGCNDGILITMTSCSKCYTLKKAADFNIESIEYDNEKIFISNNNDKKEIDLSSARQKNIKADEALKLSEKGAVLADVRSKEEFSANNFSGSINVPIDEFETWLQTQSKDETIIVYCSSGARSAKAVEIAEKLGYTKIYDLGSIDNLK